Sequence from the Fibrobacter sp. UWR2 genome:
TCCCGCAGGTGGTCAAGCGCGTGGTACCCGCGAGCGCGAACGAAGTCATTACGCTGGTGAAGGACACCTCGCTTGCGCAGGTGATTGCGGTGACGGAACTTTTTGCGCTGGCCAAGAAACAGCAGGCCGCCTACGCAAGCATTTACCCGCTGTTCGTGGCGGGCGTATTCTACTATGTGGCGAACCTTTTGCTGAGCGTGCTTTTTGCCTACGTGGAACGCAGGCTCAATTACTATAAGTGAGGCGTGGAATGGAAAATGTGAATGAATCTGCGCCGATCCTCAAGGTAGAACACGTCAAGAAGTCCTTTGGCGACTTGCATGTACTCAAGGATATCTCGTTTGACCTGAAGGCGGGCGAGGTGCTTTCGATTATCGGGCCCAGCGGCTCCGGCAAGAGTACGCTGTTGCGTTGCCTTACCCAGCTTGAAACGGTTGACGGCGGCCTGGTGCAGGTCGACGGCAAGGATATGGTGGTGCCGAGTGATTCGGCGAAGGGCCCGGCAGTTAAGTATGCACCGGCGAAAACGCTCCGTGAAATCCGCCTTTCTACGGGGCTTGTGTTCCAGAACTTCAACCTTTTCCCGCACCTGACGGTGCTGCAGAATATCTGCCTCGCTCCGGTGCGCGTGTTGGGGGACGAGCGCAAGGACGCACGAGCTATGGGGCGGTTCCTGCTCAAGCGCATGGGCCTTGAAGGTAAGGAAAACTCTTACCCCTGTGAACTCAGCGGCGGCCAGCAGCAGCGCGTGTCTATTGCCCGCGCGCTCGCGATGAACCCGAAGATTCTTTTCTTTGACGAGCCGACGAGTGCGCTGGACCCGGAACTCACCGGCGAGGTGCTCAAGATTATCAAGAAACTTGCCGAAGACAAGATGACCATGGTCATTGTGACTCACGAGATGGCCTTTGCCCGCGATGTGGCCGACAAGGTCATCTTCATGGACGGCGGCGTCATCGTGGAGCAAGGAACTCCCGACCACGTGTTCCGCGAATCGGGCAACGAGCGCCTGGCGCAGTTCCTGAGTCGGTTTGCCGAGGCATAAGGGGATGGCGAAAAACTGCCGAGTCTTTACCGCCCAGGCGGTAGAACCCGAAGAACTCTAGTAGTGGCCAAAGAAGTCGGTCACGTCAAAATAGAATTGATAATTTCTTCCTTCTTCGTCTACGGCCTTCATAAGGTCGTACTGGCGACCGTTCTCTTCGACTAGGGCTTGGCCCGTTGGCTTCAACCCGCCTAGAAGAATGAAGTCGTATTCCTCGCCGATGTTTATGACATACATGGCGTTTTGGGGGGAGGTTCCTTTTCCTGAATTTCGAATGGAATTGAGTATCGCCATGATGATTTGTTTATGGAATTCCTTGACAGTAGTGTCGGTTGAAGGATTGGAAACGATGGCGTAATGTGCCGAGATGTTGGTAAAATCAACATCCAGTAGTTCCTGGGCGACTTTCAATTCCTGCTTGCTGTCGCCGTTTTTTCTAGCAAGGTTCATGACGGCTTCTTGCCCCGTAATGCCAAAGCGTTTTGGTTGGGAAAGCTTGCATTTTAGGAACTCCTTGCGGAATTTAAGCCAGTCTGTGGTTTCTACGGCTTTTAATGAATCCTTTTTAATGACCTTTAGTTGCTGCATATAGTAGGAGGCCTCGATTGCGGCGTCGTCATACGCTGGCTCTCCGCTGGGGAGCGTCGCGGGGCCGCGACTGCCGGCACAGGCAGCCAACATCCACACTGACAAAGAGATAAGAATAACCTTGATTTTAGACATGGGGCCACTCCGCTGTTTTGGTGATGGTTCTCAATATTTCCCTATAGGGGAATATACATAATTTCTATATTTGAACTCGTAAAAATTCAAAAAAGGATAAATCATGCGCGATCAGTTCGAAAGCCCGCTTATCAAGCGTTACGCCAGCAAGGAAATGAGTTTC
This genomic interval carries:
- a CDS encoding DUF4919 domain-containing protein, whose translation is MSKIKVILISLSVWMLAACAGSRGPATLPSGEPAYDDAAIEASYYMQQLKVIKKDSLKAVETTDWLKFRKEFLKCKLSQPKRFGITGQEAVMNLARKNGDSKQELKVAQELLDVDFTNISAHYAIVSNPSTDTTVKEFHKQIIMAILNSIRNSGKGTSPQNAMYVINIGEEYDFILLGGLKPTGQALVEENGRQYDLMKAVDEEGRNYQFYFDVTDFFGHY
- a CDS encoding amino acid ABC transporter ATP-binding protein; this encodes MENVNESAPILKVEHVKKSFGDLHVLKDISFDLKAGEVLSIIGPSGSGKSTLLRCLTQLETVDGGLVQVDGKDMVVPSDSAKGPAVKYAPAKTLREIRLSTGLVFQNFNLFPHLTVLQNICLAPVRVLGDERKDARAMGRFLLKRMGLEGKENSYPCELSGGQQQRVSIARALAMNPKILFFDEPTSALDPELTGEVLKIIKKLAEDKMTMVIVTHEMAFARDVADKVIFMDGGVIVEQGTPDHVFRESGNERLAQFLSRFAEA